From a region of the Tursiops truncatus isolate mTurTru1 chromosome 2, mTurTru1.mat.Y, whole genome shotgun sequence genome:
- the TRMT61A gene encoding tRNA (adenine(58)-N(1))-methyltransferase catalytic subunit TRMT61A isoform X1: MFMPTHLPGPWHLPDSNTMSFVAYEELIKEGDTAILSLGHGAMVAVRVQRGAQTQTRHGVLRHSVDLIGRPFGSKVTCGRGGWVYVLHPTPELWTLNLPHRTQILYSTDIALLTMMLELRPGSVVCESGTGSGSVSHAIIRTIAPTGHLHTVEFHQQRAEKAREEFQEHGVGRWVTVRTQDVCRSGFGVSREADAVFLDIPSPWEAVGHAWDALKVEGGRFCSFSPCIEQVQRTCQALAACGFSELSTLEVLPQVYNVRTISLPAPDLGASPGPDAGPFRSGMPMKETVGHTGYLTFATKTPG; encoded by the exons ATGTTCATGCCGACACACCTCCCAGGTCCCTGGCACCTGCCAGACAGCAACACCATGAGCTTCGTGGCGTATGAGGAGCTGATCAAAGAGGGTGACACAGCCATCCTGTCACTGGGCCATGGTGCGATGGTGGCAGTGCGTGTGCAGCGTGGGGCCCAGACCCAGACCCGGCACGGCGTCCTTCGGCATTCAGTAGACCTCATTGGCCGCCCCTTCGGCTCCAAGGTGACCTGCGGCCGAGGTGGCTGGGTGTACGTGCTGCACCCCACACCTGAGCTCTGGACACTGAACCTGCCACACCGCACCCAGATCCTCTACTCCACCGACATTGCCCTGCTCACCATGATGCTGGAGCTTCGGCCAGGCTCTGTGGTCTGTGAATCGG GCACCGGCAGCGGCTCCGTGTCGCACGCCATCATCCGCACCATCGCACCCACGGGCCACCTGCACACGGTGGAGTTCCACCAGCAGCGGGCGGAGAAGGCTCGGGAGGAGTTCCAGGAGCATGGCGTGGGCCGATGGGTGACCGTGCGCACCCAGGACGTGTGCCGCAGCGGCTTCGGCGTGAGCCGCGAGGCGGACGCTGTCTTCCTGGACATCCCCTCGCCTTGGGAGGCCGTGGGCCATGCCTGGGACGCCCTGAAGGTTGAAG GCGGGCGCTTCTGCTCCTTCTCCCCGTGCATCGAGCAGGTGCAGCGCACGTGCCAGGCGCTGGCGGCCTGCGGCTTCTCGGAGCTCAGCACCCTGGAGGTGTTGCCCCAGGTCTACAACGTGCGCACCATCAGCCTGCCCGCGCCCGACCTGGGGGCCAGTCCGGGCCCCGACGCCGGCCCCTTCCGCAGCGGCATGCCCATGAAGGAGACCGTGGGCCACACCGGCTACCTGACCTTTGCCACCAAGACCCCGGGCTAG
- the TRMT61A gene encoding tRNA (adenine(58)-N(1))-methyltransferase catalytic subunit TRMT61A isoform X2: protein MSPAGSGGLAGSGFGLDRVQLCTCKCWALFAVAGEVIGVQWAPGRLREAWRLEQRGGGRSRGVTGGRRPGWTLQDRKAGRGAAVKEAEEWPVRLGENRDDDVGGTLVTVSLVAQGTGSGSVSHAIIRTIAPTGHLHTVEFHQQRAEKAREEFQEHGVGRWVTVRTQDVCRSGFGVSREADAVFLDIPSPWEAVGHAWDALKVEGGRFCSFSPCIEQVQRTCQALAACGFSELSTLEVLPQVYNVRTISLPAPDLGASPGPDAGPFRSGMPMKETVGHTGYLTFATKTPG from the exons ATGTCACCAGCTGGTTCGGGAGGCTTGGCAGGGAGTGGATTTGGGCTGGATCGGGTCCAGCTCTGCACCTGTAAATGCTGGGCGCTGTTTGCGGTCGCGGGGGAGGTGATCGGTGTGCAGTGGGCGCCCGGGCGTCTTCGTGAGGCCTGGCGCCTGGAGCAGCGAGGTGGGGGAAGGTCACGGGGGGTGACCGGAGGACGCAGGCCCGGCTGGACACTGCAGGACAGGAAGGCTGGCAGAGGGGCAGCCGTGAAGGAAGCTGAGGAGTGGCCCGTGAGGCTGGGGGAAAACAGAGACGATGACGTGGGGGGCACATTGGTCACCGTGTCTCTGGTCGCGCAAG GCACCGGCAGCGGCTCCGTGTCGCACGCCATCATCCGCACCATCGCACCCACGGGCCACCTGCACACGGTGGAGTTCCACCAGCAGCGGGCGGAGAAGGCTCGGGAGGAGTTCCAGGAGCATGGCGTGGGCCGATGGGTGACCGTGCGCACCCAGGACGTGTGCCGCAGCGGCTTCGGCGTGAGCCGCGAGGCGGACGCTGTCTTCCTGGACATCCCCTCGCCTTGGGAGGCCGTGGGCCATGCCTGGGACGCCCTGAAGGTTGAAG GCGGGCGCTTCTGCTCCTTCTCCCCGTGCATCGAGCAGGTGCAGCGCACGTGCCAGGCGCTGGCGGCCTGCGGCTTCTCGGAGCTCAGCACCCTGGAGGTGTTGCCCCAGGTCTACAACGTGCGCACCATCAGCCTGCCCGCGCCCGACCTGGGGGCCAGTCCGGGCCCCGACGCCGGCCCCTTCCGCAGCGGCATGCCCATGAAGGAGACCGTGGGCCACACCGGCTACCTGACCTTTGCCACCAAGACCCCGGGCTAG
- the TRMT61A gene encoding tRNA (adenine(58)-N(1))-methyltransferase catalytic subunit TRMT61A isoform X3, whose product MSFVAYEELIKEGDTAILSLGHGAMVAVRVQRGAQTQTRHGVLRHSVDLIGRPFGSKVTCGRGGWVYVLHPTPELWTLNLPHRTQILYSTDIALLTMMLELRPGSVVCESGTGSGSVSHAIIRTIAPTGHLHTVEFHQQRAEKAREEFQEHGVGRWVTVRTQDVCRSGFGVSREADAVFLDIPSPWEAVGHAWDALKVEGGRFCSFSPCIEQVQRTCQALAACGFSELSTLEVLPQVYNVRTISLPAPDLGASPGPDAGPFRSGMPMKETVGHTGYLTFATKTPG is encoded by the exons ATGAGCTTCGTGGCGTATGAGGAGCTGATCAAAGAGGGTGACACAGCCATCCTGTCACTGGGCCATGGTGCGATGGTGGCAGTGCGTGTGCAGCGTGGGGCCCAGACCCAGACCCGGCACGGCGTCCTTCGGCATTCAGTAGACCTCATTGGCCGCCCCTTCGGCTCCAAGGTGACCTGCGGCCGAGGTGGCTGGGTGTACGTGCTGCACCCCACACCTGAGCTCTGGACACTGAACCTGCCACACCGCACCCAGATCCTCTACTCCACCGACATTGCCCTGCTCACCATGATGCTGGAGCTTCGGCCAGGCTCTGTGGTCTGTGAATCGG GCACCGGCAGCGGCTCCGTGTCGCACGCCATCATCCGCACCATCGCACCCACGGGCCACCTGCACACGGTGGAGTTCCACCAGCAGCGGGCGGAGAAGGCTCGGGAGGAGTTCCAGGAGCATGGCGTGGGCCGATGGGTGACCGTGCGCACCCAGGACGTGTGCCGCAGCGGCTTCGGCGTGAGCCGCGAGGCGGACGCTGTCTTCCTGGACATCCCCTCGCCTTGGGAGGCCGTGGGCCATGCCTGGGACGCCCTGAAGGTTGAAG GCGGGCGCTTCTGCTCCTTCTCCCCGTGCATCGAGCAGGTGCAGCGCACGTGCCAGGCGCTGGCGGCCTGCGGCTTCTCGGAGCTCAGCACCCTGGAGGTGTTGCCCCAGGTCTACAACGTGCGCACCATCAGCCTGCCCGCGCCCGACCTGGGGGCCAGTCCGGGCCCCGACGCCGGCCCCTTCCGCAGCGGCATGCCCATGAAGGAGACCGTGGGCCACACCGGCTACCTGACCTTTGCCACCAAGACCCCGGGCTAG